A stretch of Henckelia pumila isolate YLH828 chromosome 4, ASM3356847v2, whole genome shotgun sequence DNA encodes these proteins:
- the LOC140863906 gene encoding ubiquitin carboxyl-terminal hydrolase 3: MADSASAKRWLPLEANPDVMNQFLWGLGVTPGEAECYDVYGLDEELLEMVPKPVLAVLFLFPITSQTEDERIQRDREAREQHSGVYFMKQTVGNACGTIGLLHAVGNITSEIKLSEGSFLDRFFKVTADFDPSERAAYLEKDREMEDAHSVAATAGDTEASEEVDTHFICFVCVNEKLYELDGRRAGPVLHGPSSASTLLQDAAKIIQKIIQKDPDSNNFNVISISKKTG; this comes from the exons ATGGCGGACAGTGCTTCTGCGAAGAGATGGCTTCCTCTTGAAGCAAACCCTGATGTTATGAACCAG TTTCTTTGGGGGCTTGGTGTTACTCCTGGCGAGGCTGAGTGCTATGATGTATATGGACTGGATGAAGAGCTCCTGGAAATGGTCCCGAAGCCTGTGCTGGCTGTGCTGTTTCTGTTCCCCATAACATCACAG ACTGAAGACGAAAGGATTCAGCGGGATCGTGAGGCAAGG GAGCAGCACAGTGGAGTGTACTTTATGAAGCAAACTGTTGGAAATGCATGTGGCACCATTGGGCTTCTTCATGCTGTTGGAAATATCACTTCTGAGATAAAGCTTT CTGAAGGGTCTTTCCTTGACAGGTTTTTCAAAGTGACTGCCGATTTTGATCCCTCAGAG CGTGCTGCATACCTGGAAAAGGATAGAGAAATGGAAGATGCACATTCCGTCGCAGCTACTGCTGGAGATACTGAG GCATCAGAAGAAGTTGACACACATTTCATCTGCTTTGTATGTGTCAAtg AAAAACTGTATGAGCTTGATGGAAGGAGGGCAGGACCAGTTTTGCACGGGCCATCCTCTGCAAGCACGTTATTACAG GATGCTGCTAAAATTATTCAAAAGATTATCCAGAAAGATCCCGATTCGAACAATTTCAATGTCATTTCTATATCGAAGAAAACTGGTTAA
- the LOC140866781 gene encoding putative late blight resistance protein homolog R1A-3, with protein MEILDVDGPPFHLIRGGSSSTELKVIRMTDHTALVFVLDCLNYMIRSTCKNSLPTADMNLIHVLLHDFTFVRNLLEDVDDAQHANISALAHQALEELDPFVANVLQKENHAFHLPALKLGYFKKRMMQMQMQKAEQYSFSRINSSHQMSFGMEERIDLVGLEDEVLKLKDQLTGGRQQLEVIALVGMGGIGKTTLAKHLFNDVSITYHFHIRASACVTREYRRRDVLFGLLSSISEDKDKIKSSSDDNILQELLYKHLKGHRYLIVIDDLWSLDAWEDLKPLLPNDGNGSRILVTTRLNDVISCIRPQSTPHVLRFLTQEQSWDLLRQQAFGNREECPSDLSEVGREIAATCGGLPLAIVVVAGLLAKNVKLEFWMEVCVRLDSYVGNSQQIMDILALSYEHLPRHLRCCFLYFRALPEDSDVLVNRLIWLWIAEGFVHPVEEKVIENVAESYLMNLVDRNLIVVHKKNMNGTIRICRMHDMLRQLCSIKAEEMNLYQPSSCYSRDASSSTPMISSHDRCFHSHDFHDISETTSCAPNIRAPFCYVEYEGSKQIRTSYVYKFVRVLNLCSLLLFAFPLEILQLFYLRFLELWVQKLENLPTKISNLWNLESLIITKEEGLGGVTITFSIWKMTKLRHLRISDEVQFGKPRPYDMGYPNVLNELQTLSALKLSHLHKHAEEVLNQTPNLKKLTFYRGPFKKGKFHFPNLSSLMHLESLKFSENSWQPTRTSIPGPHYFPHGLKKLILSGGHMDWKEISNLGKLQSLEVLKLRRNCFYGAEWRTEEGDFARLKFLKLSWMDLKQWNTCDSHFPNLQHLVLERCKYLEEIPISLGAIPTLHLIEVHGCGQSTLDSAKRIQQEQEEMGNDELQVLGHIVHNQFDECQVM; from the exons ATGGAAATTCTTGATGTTGATGGCCCACCATTCCATCTGATCAGGGGAGGATCGAGTTCCACTGAGCTCAAAGTAATCCGTATGACTGATCATACAGCACTCGTTTTTGTGCTTGATTGCTTGAATTATATGATACGAAGCACATGCAAAAACTCCTTGCCTACTGCTGATATGAACCTGATCCATGTGTTACTCCACGATTTTACATTTGTTAGAAATCTTCTTGAGGATGTGGATGACGCCCAGCATGCGAACATCTCCGCTCTTGCTCATCAGGCACTGGAGGAGCTTGATCCTTTTGTGGCGAATGTTCTCCAGAAAGAGAACCATGCATTTCATCTACCTGCATTGAAACTCGGCTACTTTAAGAAAAGGATGATGCAGATGCAGATGCAGAAGGCTGAGCAATATTCTTTTTCTAGGATTAATTCGTCGCACCAGATGAGCTTTGGAATGGAGGAGCGTATAGATTTAGTGGGACTTGAGGATGAGGTGCTGAAACTGAAAGATCAGCTTACTGGAGGTCGGCAGCAACTTGAAGTCATTGCCCTCGTTGGAATGGGCGGCATTGGTAAGACGACTCTTGCTAAACATCTTTTCAACGATGTTTCCATAACTTACCACTTCCATATTCGTGCCTCCGCATGCGTGACTCGAGAGTATAGGAGACGGGACGTGTTGTTCGGTCTTCTAAGCTCTATCTCTGAAGACAAAGACAAGATCAAGTCATCCAGTGATGATAATATTCTTCAGGAGTTGCTGTATAAGCACTTGAAAGGTCACAGATACCTGATCGTTATAGATGACCTGTGGAGTCTTGATGCTTGGGAAGACTTGAAACCTCTCTTGCCAAATGATGGAAATGGAAGTAGAATCTTGGTTACCACGAGATTGAATGATGTGATTTCGTGTATAAGACCCCAAAGTACCCCTCATGTCCTGCGCTTTTTAACCCAAGAGCAGAGTTGGGACTTGTTGAGGCAGCAAGCATTTGGGAACAGGGAAGAATGCCCTTCAGATTTATCTGAAGTTGGACGTGAGATTGCAGCGACATGTGGGGGGCTACCACTGGCTATCGTCGTTGTGGCTGGATTACTAGCAAAGAATGTGAAActtgagttttggatggaaGTTTGTGTAAGATTGGATTCCTACGTTGGTAATTCACAGCAGATCATGGATATATTAGCATTGAGCTACGAGCACTTGCCTCGCCATCTGCGATGCTGCTTCCTCTATTTCCGAGCACTCCCAGAAGATTCTGATGTTCTTGTGAACAGGTTGATCTGGTTATGGATAGCTGAAGGATTCGTACATCCTGTTGAGGAGAAAGTCATCGAGAATGTAGCAGAGAGCTATCTGATGAACCTTGTTGACAGAAATCTGATAGTCGTGCACAAGAAAAATATGAATGGAACCATCAGAATATGCCGTATGCATGACATGCTCCGGCAATTATGCTCCATAAAAGCAGAGGAAATGAACTTGTATCAGCCTAGTAGCTGTTATAGCCGAGATGCTTCGTCGTCAACTCCTATGATATCATCACACGACCGATGCTTTCATTCTCATGACTTCCACGATATCTCTGAAACGACGTCTTGTGCACCAAACATCCGTGCACCTTTCTGCTATGTCGAATATGAGGGGAGTAAGCAGATAAGGACATCATACGTGTACAAGTTTGTAAGGGTGTTAAATCTGTGTAGTCTCCTTCTTTTTGCTTTCCCACTAGAAATATTACAGTTGTTCTATCTCAGATTCTTGGAACTTTGGGTACAAAAACTTGAAAATTTGCCTACTAAAATATCAAATCTTTGGAATCTTGAATCCCTCATAATTACAAAAGAAGAGGGGTTGGGTGGAGTCACCATAACTTTCAGTATCTGGAAGATGACGAAACTAAGGCATTTACGTATCTCAGATGAGGTTCAGTTCGGAAAACCTAGGCCTTACGACATGGGCTATCCCAACGTTTTGAATGAACTGCAGACTCTATCTGCTCTGAAGCTTTCTCATCTACACAAGCATGCTGAAGAGGTTTTGAATCAGACTCCGAATCTCAAAAAACTCACCTTCTACCGCGGTCCATTCAAGAAGGGAAAGTTCCACTTCCCAAATCTGTCAAGCCTGATGCATCTGGAATCCCTGAAGTTTAGTGAAAACAGTTGGCAGCCAACACGCACAAGCATCCCCGGTCCACATTATTTTCCCCACGGATTGAAGAAGCTGATATTATCTGGTGGGCACATGGACTGGAAAGAAATCTCAAATCTTGGAAAGCTACAAAGTCTGGAGGTTCTGAAGTTGAGGCGTAATTGCTTTTATGGGGCCGAGTGGAGGACCGAGGAAGGAGATTTCGCTCGACTCAAGTTCTTGAAACTTTCCTGGATGGATCTTAAGCAATGGAATACCTGTGACAGTCATTTCCCAAACCTTCAGCATCTGGTGCTGGAAAGATGCAAATATCTGGAGGAAATTCCCATTTCCTTGGGAGCCATCCCAACCTTACACCTGATTGAGGTGCACGGTTGCGGCCAGTCGACTTTGGATTCTGCCAAAAGAATTCAACAAGAGCAAGAGGAGATGGGAAATGATGAGCTTCAGGTCCTTGGTCACATTGTACACAACCAATTTGATGAATGTCAG GTGATGTAA